The following coding sequences lie in one Nerophis lumbriciformis linkage group LG02, RoL_Nlum_v2.1, whole genome shotgun sequence genomic window:
- the mzt1 gene encoding mitotic-spindle organizing protein 1, translating to MASAANANANANANANAKLNAVRETMDVLLEISKLLNTGLDMESLSICVRLCEQGINPEALSAVIKELRKASETLKAAENCTN from the exons ATGGCAAGcgctgctaatgctaatgctaatgctaatgctaatgctaatgctaagctAAACGCAGTGCGGGAGACTATGGACG TGTTACTGGAGATCTCCAAGCTGCTGAACACCGGCCTGGACATGGAGTCTCTGTCCATCTGTGTGAGACTGTGTGAGCAGGGCATCAACCCCGAGGCTCTGTCGGCCGTCATCAAGGAGCTGAGGAAAGCCTCGGAGACCCTGAAG GCTGCTGAAAACTGCACAAACTAA